A stretch of DNA from Candidatus Poribacteria bacterium:
TCCTGTAACCATATATGTGGGTTTTCAACACGAATGCGAAGTTGAAAATGATAATTTTTCGCCCTTCTGAGCATCCGCCTATCCGTTGTCAACAGAATATCGGCATTGGCGTTTTCCGCACAAGCAATATGCAAGGCATCTAACGGCTTAAACCCGAATGACTCGAGTTGTTCACTTCTCAATTCTTCCCTTGTCCCTACTAAAACATACTGGTGTGCATTACGGAGCAGTTTCTTTATATCTTCGCGTTGTGTCAAATTAGGGTTTCTGTTGACTTCAAAAACGATTACCTCGCTTGTAATCCAATGCCATTGTCGGATCTGAAGATAATCAAGAATTGTCTCAATAGCCGAAATTTCACGAAAAATCT
This window harbors:
- a CDS encoding type II toxin-antitoxin system VapC family toxin, with the translated sequence MQTYLQSLKVYLDTCCYSRPYDDKRQPQIFREISAIETILDYLQIRQWHWITSEVIVFEVNRNPNLTQREDIKKLLRNAHQYVLVGTREELRSEQLESFGFKPLDALHIACAENANADILLTTDRRMLRRAKNYHFQLRIRVENPHIWLQEVLLMSVRESREVSMEENQCEDIELRALLAKIFQHKDGKGDYSIDRHHWVDSLDLDTILKGIQELRDTERND